The Setaria viridis chromosome 6, Setaria_viridis_v4.0, whole genome shotgun sequence genome contains a region encoding:
- the LOC117859845 gene encoding protein LSD1 isoform X1 has translation MEGERGRAGGRNWRRRRKAGAGIRPYPKGIPSHATHRTPIHSSSPRRRRFLCPDSFPRPERIYPLSSPISHPAALKSRARTHRLLPPWSSTSLLLHLITLISLTPSFVLNLVGRAQLKAKTSSSLPSRVRRYQFNSWGSCLGMQDQLICSGCKRVLEYRRGATGVCCPGCNTFTAANPSGSEMSELVCGGCFTMLVYNRGAANIRCPHCGRVNSTRSAANQIGHLSCGHCRTTLAYPPGASTVGCPTCRCVNPVRNNNSGGSARPAQSDARPQTVLVENPKTLDEKGKLVSNVAVGVTSWKR, from the exons atggagggagagaggggtcGGGCCGGGGGGAGgaattggaggaggaggaggaaggccggCGCGGGAATTCGGCCATATCCGAAAGGCATCCCGTCCCACGCGACGCATCGCACGCCCATCCACTCATCATCCCCGCGCCGACGTCGATTTCTTTGCCCGGATTCCTTCCCCCGGCCGGAGCGAATTTATCCCCTCAGCTCGCCCATCTCCCATCCCGCCGCCCTTAAATCCCGCGCCCGGACGCACCGTCTCCTGCCACCGTGGAGCTCCACAAGCCTTCTCCTCCATCTCATCACTCTCATCTCTCTCACGCCCAGCTTCGTTCTCAATCTCGTTGGCAGAGCTCAGTTGAAAGCTAAAACTAGCTCAAGTTTGCCTAGTCGGGTCCGGAGATACCAATTCAATTCTTGGGGCTCTTGCCTTG GTATGCAGGACCAGCTGATCTGCAGCGGCTGCAAGCGTGTCCTTGAGTACCGGAGAGGAGCCACCGGCGTCTGCTGTCCAGGCTGCAATACTTTCACCGCCGCCAATCCATCAGGATCGGAGATGTCTGAACTCGTCTGCGGCGGCTGCTTCACCATGCTCGTGTACAACCGCGGCGCCGCCAACATTCGCTGCCCGCACTGCGGCAGGGTGAACTCGACAAGATCAG CAGCGAACCAGATTGGCCACCTGTCATGCGGGCATTGCCGGACTACTCTGGCATACCCACCGGGAGCCTCAACCGTCGGATGCCCAACATGTCGCTGTGTTAATCCTGTCAGG aacaATAACTCTGGTGGCTCCGCACGGCCTGCGCAATCG GATGCTCGGCCCCAGACGGTTCTGGTGGAGAATCCTAAGACGCTGGATGAAAAGGGCAAACTG GTGAGCAATGTCGCCGTTGGCGTCACCTCGTGGAAAAGATGA
- the LOC117861655 gene encoding tryptophan aminotransferase-related protein 1-like, whose amino-acid sequence MVARERSGGMAVRCARRIGVAASVAANLAFLAMYIHRRYFGGGRSDGGGGSGKEITTVEPSKGKPPVTPDSVVNLDQGDPTLYDEFWRLMGGRATITIPGWQTMSYFSDLRWLLLAALFALSPAEDGEPMSVVSPAPYYSSYPSVTNFLNSGLYRWDGDANTTFAGDTCIELVCSPNNPDGGIRKAVTKSKSGKTIHDFAYYWPQYTPITEAADHDIMLFTVSKCTGHAGTRLGWALVKDMEVAQKMTKFIELNTIGVSKDSQLRAAKILKVVCDGYELSPTSKVNLLFHFAQRKMAERWSRLRAVVATSGIFSLPDKLSSYCMFAKEVVSANPPFAWLRCHKDGVEDFESFLRERKIITRGGSKFGVDQRVVRISMLDTDEAFNVFIGRITSLK is encoded by the exons ATGGTGGCCAGGGAGAGGAGCGGTGGGATGGCGGTGCGGTGCGCCAGGAGGATCGGGGTTGCCGCCTCCGTGGCGGCGAACCTGGCCTTCCTAGCGATGTACATCCACCGGCGCTACTTCGGCGGGGGCCgatccgacggcggcggaggtagCGGCAAGGAGATCACCACGGTGGAGCCGTCCAAAGGCAAGCCGCCGGTCACCCCGGACTCCGTCGTCAACCTCGACCA AGGTGACCCAACTTTGTACGACGAATTCTGGCGCTTGATGGGAGGCCGTGCGACGATCACGATCCCTGGATGGCAGACGATGAGCTACTTCTCCGACCTCCGGTGGCTTCTGCTG GCTGCGCTCTTCGCGCTCTCGCCTGCAGAAGATGGCGAGCCCATGAGCGTCGTCTCGCCAGCGCCTTACTACTCG TCCTACCCATCTGTGACAAATTTCCTCAACTCCGGGCTCTACCGCTGGGATGGCGATGCCAATACGACGTTTGCCGGTGACACCTGCATTGAGCTCGTTTGCTCGCCAAACAATCCTGATGGCGGAATCAGAAAAGCTGTTACCAAGTCCAAGTCCGGGAAGACCATTCATGACTTTGCCTACTATTGGCCGCAGTACACCCCCATCACCGAGGCAGCTGACCACGACATCATGCTGTTCACTGTCTCTAAGTGCACCGGCCATGCTGGCACAAGGCTAGG GTGGGCGTTGGTGAAGGACATGGAGGTGGCCCAGAAAATGACCAAGTTCATTGAACTAAACACCATTGGTGTGTCTAAGGACTCGCAGCTCCGCGCCGCAAAGATCCTCAAGGTTGTCTGTGATGGATATGAGCTATCGCCCACTAGCAAAGTAAACCTCCTCTTCCATTTTGCTCAACGAAAAATGGCAGAACGGTGGAGCAGACTCCGTGCTGTTGTGGCAACCTCGGGCATCTTTAGCCTCCCAGATAAGCTCTCTAGCTACTGCATGTTTGCTAAGGAAGTCGTCTCGGCCAATCCTC CATTCGCATGGCTTCGTTGCCATAAAGATGGTGTAGAGGACTTTGAGTCTTTCCTACGTGAGCGTAAAATAATCACTCGAGGTGGATCAAAGTTTGGAGTGGATCAGAGGGTTGTGAGGATTAGCATGCTTGACACAGATGAAGCCTTCAATGTGTTCATTGGTCGTATTACCTCCTTAAAGTGA
- the LOC117859845 gene encoding protein LOL2 isoform X2, translated as MEGERGRAGGRNWRRRRKAGAGIRPYPKGIPSHATHRTPIHSSSPRRRRFLCPDSFPRPERIYPLSSPISHPAALKSRARTHRLLPPWSSTSLLLHLITLISLTPSFVLNLVGRAQLKAKTSSSLPSRVRRYQFNSWGSCLGMQDQLICSGCKRVLEYRRGATGVCCPGCNTFTAANPSGSEMSELVCGGCFTMLVYNRGAANIRCPHCGRVNSTRSANQIGHLSCGHCRTTLAYPPGASTVGCPTCRCVNPVRNNNSGGSARPAQSDARPQTVLVENPKTLDEKGKLVSNVAVGVTSWKR; from the exons atggagggagagaggggtcGGGCCGGGGGGAGgaattggaggaggaggaggaaggccggCGCGGGAATTCGGCCATATCCGAAAGGCATCCCGTCCCACGCGACGCATCGCACGCCCATCCACTCATCATCCCCGCGCCGACGTCGATTTCTTTGCCCGGATTCCTTCCCCCGGCCGGAGCGAATTTATCCCCTCAGCTCGCCCATCTCCCATCCCGCCGCCCTTAAATCCCGCGCCCGGACGCACCGTCTCCTGCCACCGTGGAGCTCCACAAGCCTTCTCCTCCATCTCATCACTCTCATCTCTCTCACGCCCAGCTTCGTTCTCAATCTCGTTGGCAGAGCTCAGTTGAAAGCTAAAACTAGCTCAAGTTTGCCTAGTCGGGTCCGGAGATACCAATTCAATTCTTGGGGCTCTTGCCTTG GTATGCAGGACCAGCTGATCTGCAGCGGCTGCAAGCGTGTCCTTGAGTACCGGAGAGGAGCCACCGGCGTCTGCTGTCCAGGCTGCAATACTTTCACCGCCGCCAATCCATCAGGATCGGAGATGTCTGAACTCGTCTGCGGCGGCTGCTTCACCATGCTCGTGTACAACCGCGGCGCCGCCAACATTCGCTGCCCGCACTGCGGCAGGGTGAACTCGACAAGATCAG CGAACCAGATTGGCCACCTGTCATGCGGGCATTGCCGGACTACTCTGGCATACCCACCGGGAGCCTCAACCGTCGGATGCCCAACATGTCGCTGTGTTAATCCTGTCAGG aacaATAACTCTGGTGGCTCCGCACGGCCTGCGCAATCG GATGCTCGGCCCCAGACGGTTCTGGTGGAGAATCCTAAGACGCTGGATGAAAAGGGCAAACTG GTGAGCAATGTCGCCGTTGGCGTCACCTCGTGGAAAAGATGA